The window GAGCCGTCCGGCAATGCGCTGGGCGGCCTCTTTATGCGCTCGTTTAGTGACTTTCGGATGCGGACGTTGACCCCGAAACCACTTTAGAGACTCCGCGAACGTCCTTGAAACAGGATTAGGGACAACTGGCCATGTCCCCGAATGGAACGAAACCCGATGACTAAGAGTGAACTAATCGCCCTGCTGCGCGAAGCCCAGACCGCCCTGGAGGGTGCCCTCTATGGAGAGACCGGCAATGCGCCCAGGATCCTGGACCACATAGCCGCCGCACTACGCAGCGAGACAGCCCTAGGGACCGACGGGGCTTGCGCTGTCTGCGGAGAGGCCGTTACGCAGCCTGCCACTGGGCGCCCGCGCATGTACTGCTGCGGGGCCTGCAAGAAGCGCGCGCAGCGAGCGAGGCAACGCGGTTGAGGACAGCGGAGAGGGCCACCCAACCAGCCACCCTCAGTAGCTGTTCTTTATCTATATCTGTGGTTACTAAAAATCAGATTCCTAATAGAAACCCAAAGGGATACCAAAAACTGGTAACCCCTGATCGAGATACGGAACGCCCCCAAGATGCTCGGTTTCAGTGACTCCCCCACGTGCGAGGAATGCGACACGTGGCTATCCGGCCGCCAGGCCCGCTACTGCTCGGCGCGCTGCAAGATGCGTGCCAGACGGCGCACCGGTCCGAAGCCTGCCGAGAGGCATTGCCGACTCTGTGGCGCCACGTTCCGCCCGCTGAGAGGCAAGCAGTCCTACTGCGACTTCACGAATGACGCCGACCAGACATGCGCTGAGCTACAAAACGAACTAGCCCGCGAGATGACCCGTAAGGAAAATCAGCGCTGGGACGCCGAGTGTGCGCGCGAGGGTTGCGACAGCTCGACCGGTTGGGAGGGTGCAGGCCGACCCCGCCGCTTCTGTTCCGACCGTTGCCGAGTCGCCCACTACCGCGCTGAGCGACGCGCCCAGACGGCTACCTGAACCCCGTACAGCCTCGCCCTGGGGCTTGTGCCAGGGCGTCGCCCCTCGGCCGTCAGACGGCCCTACAGCCACTCCCTGGAAGGGACTTCAGCATGCGTTCACTCACTGCCCGACTAGCCGAGCGCGACGCGCGTCTAGCCAGACTCGCGAAGCGCAACCCCAAGACTCACGACGACTACCGCAACGCGCTGGCCAAGGTGCGGTATCTGCGTGGGGAGGCCAGCGAACATGCCTGCGCCCTTTGCGCTGCCCCTGCCGCCGAATGGCAACTCACCTTTCTAGACCAGCGTGAGGGCCCGCAGTTCTTCCTGTGGAGCGATGACGTGCACGACTACTGGCCCTACTGCCCGCCGTGCTCGCTGGACGCTGAGACGCTGCGCAGAAAGGCACTCGACCGCATCTGGTATCCGAACCGCTAGTAATCTTGTGAGGCCCTTACGGCCTCCTGTGCGGATTACGTAGCACCGCGAACGGCGCCTAGCGCTGGCTACTTCCGCTCTCGAATCTGGGCCCCCTGGGTACCGGTAGAGACTCTCGTGTTTCGCGGCACTGAGTCTCCCGGTCCTAGGGGGCCTTCTTCCATTTCCGGGGCCCGAGCCGGCTGCGACCTATCCCATGGTCAGCGCGCCGCCCGCCATTCCCGCCTTTCTTTCCCTAGGAACCACCGTGACCGACATACCCACACCTGCCGACCTGGCCCCGCCGCACGTCAATCGTCCGGCCCGCGAACGGCACCTAATCTCAGATCTGTTCGAGAGGGTGGGGCGCCATCTGCTCGACGCTGAAGACCAGCCAAGCAACGACGCTGTCGGCGTTTTCGCCGACCTGGTCCAGGCGCACGCTGATCTACTCGCGGCCCGTACCGGTTCGCTGGCCAATTACTACGCGAGCCGTGGCTGATGCTGGGCGCACTCTCGCCATACCGGATGCAGGTTTTTGCAGCGCATGACGCGCCGGGCGACGCTGGCCCGTTCATCTGTACCGCGTGCCTGACACCTGTCACGCTGCGTGTCAGCGGCAATAAGCGAACGCATTTCATGCACGGCCGGAATTCGGATTATTGCCGGATGCGCCGCGATGCGGGCTCTAGCAAGGAATATCGGGCGCGTGTAGCTCTGGAAGTCAACGCCTATGCGCCTGAGGGCGCCAACTAGCACCTACCAATTTTGGTACGTGGGCCACAACACCATTAATCCCAGGAAAGGGAAACAGATTCATGCCTGAGATCACCCCTACAAGCAACTCCATGGCGCCCGTTGGCAGCGAGGAAAACCCCATTCCGGTCAACGTCAAGCCCGAAGCGCCGGACCCCGTAGTCACCGCTATTGCCGCCCTACCTGGGGCCGTTTCTCGGCACACTGCCGCCTTCAGAAACTCGGCTGATTATAGCGCTAACCTTCCCGCTGACATCCGGCAGGCTCTCAGCGCTGCGTCAAGCGCCATTGAGTCCACTATCACGACCGCCGAGCAGGCCCGCGAGCGCGCCGACGGTTTCCGCAACGACATTCGCCTTTACCCTGAGGGGCGCGAGGTGCTGGCCAGCGAGGCCATGAAGACAGCTCAGGAAGCCGCTGGCGAGTCCCTAGCAGACGCGGACGCGCGCATTACGGTGGCTGACGCTCTGCTATATGAGGCGGCCCGCCCAACACTGTCGGCTGCGGACGGTATGACTGCTCGCGCCGATCTACAGATGCTCACTCAGCGCCATGTCGGAAACTCCGGTGCACTGGCCGACGTCCTAAAGCGCGCAGCGCAACGCAACGATGCTGTAGGCGCTCTGGTGGCAAACTCGACGTACCTGACAGACTTCTTGGCCGCCAACGGCGTTGATTCGGTCACCAGTAGTGCAATCCTGACCCTGGTGCGCGCCGAAGTCACCAGGGCTGCCGCCAATTCCGGTGATCCGAAGCGTGCTGCCGCTGGCCGTACCTCGCTGGCCGTTACCGAGTTGAAGCGCGCTCGCGCTGCCGCCACCAACTACAAGCGCCACATGCTGGGAGAAAAGTAGTTCGAACCCCTGATTGGGCCGCTCACCTACCAATTTTGGTACGTGATCGGTCCCAATAAGGAGGCAAAATACGACTCTGCACGTTCGATTGGGCTATTTTTTGGCCGTAAGGGGCATCGATTTCCGAAGGGCTGCCATCAATGCACGTTGAAATGGCACCCTCGGGGTCCCCAGCGAGGCGTCTAAGTTCCGTTCATAGCCCCATAGAGGGTCGTTTGCACCATGCCCACAAGGACAACCCAATGCCCTTGAGAGCCTGCCCCAGAGCCAAGCCGCGTACGTGCCTTGCACACGTTTCTCAGATGCTGGCTGGCATACCACATTGTCGCGCTAGGTCTCCAGGGCCACACGCATTCAGCGCTGATGGCTAGCGAACGATCCGTCATCGTTGCCATTCATGCTAGCCACCACGCGAGGTATTTGCTCGCTATCTCACGCTACGTGACTCCGGGGGGTGGGGGGTGCCCCCTTGACCCCCTGGGGGAGATGAACGCGGGGGAGGGCGCCGGCCAGTGCGCCCAGTTTAAAGACTGGTTCTACACCACCAATCAGCTATACATTAACTGAAAGTGACTCGATGGAAGACTACGCAACCTACGCACAGTATTGGGATAACCTGCCTTACTGGTGCTCTCGCTGCCAGCAGGAAAAAGCAGCCAGCGAGTTCGCCTATGAGGCTCGACGTGGTGTTCAGCCCTGGTGTCGAGCATGCAAGGCAGAATACGCCCGTAAGCGTCGGAGATGCCAAACAAGGGGAAGCGCCTAGTTCGCGCTGCCGTCATCATCCAAGGCTGCCTGCGCAAGATATACGAAATCATCTAGCGAATTTTCAAACAGTACAGCGTGATCGGCGATTACTTTGCTCAGCCTCCACCGCCATCTATTGACCTGCCGCTCATCACTCATGTCGGTTCCTAGCTGCACGAACCCAATCTGACCGACTAGTTCAACGCTCATTCGGGCAATTTTCAATGCCGCCTCAGTCACCTCCTTTGGGCCAGCCAACGCTACAGCCACGGAGTTTCGCTCAACTGAGGTTGCCAACTGATGCAGTTGACTGTACGACTCGTTACTCATTTCTTCAGGGACCATTTCTGCATCACCTTGAAAGATTGATGTCTGGGCGTGCAAACTCAGCATTGAAGAAATGAACTTCTCGTAAGCACCGTGCCGTGGTTCCCTCATTTCCCGTCTGTGCTGTGAGCGGGCAACGATGCGCGCCCCTTCCCGCTGCGCCCACCCCGCCGCCATCGCTGCGCCAATCGTCGCGACCGAACCTGCAAGTGCCCCTAGCACGGCGGCTGTTCCTGCATCCATGGCGCCATGTTCGGGGCGGGCAGAGCGCGGGTCAAGGGCGTCGCCACATCCCAAAAGTTGGTAGGTGATGGGTCCCCCGGCATGCGATGGGTGACGCCCCCCGGAAGGAGCCATAGGAAAGACCGAATCAGCGTCAGACACAGCAGCGCAACCCGGTGCCTGGGCGACATCCAGCGCATGTCCGGGAGGACGTCAACAGCGAGATAGTCGGCAACGCGCTGCACCCGTAAGGAAGTACACGCGAATGGAGCCCGGCTAACCCCTGGTGTGACCGGCCACACGCTGACGAGTGCCCGTAGGCGACCACCGGCCAACCCACTGCGCGACCCTGTCACCCGAAGCCCTGAGCCCCTATCGGGCGCTCCATTCGAATGTGAAGCGTCCCAGGAAGAGTTGCAAATTCAACATTTGCAAGGCAAGGCATTTCCCGTTCAACCTAATTGGACCCTATGGCCCATACTTATAGTCGGAAGACCCATGGTGCTCGACTGGAAACTGACTAGCGTTACGTACGGCACCTAGTCAGAGCTTCAGATCCGAAATCGTTGGCTGCCTTCAGTACCAGAACAAGTTGGCGTTGCCATTACATCCTAGAGGCCATCATGAGCAGCATCTCACGTCGTAAGATTCCTCGACTTATCGGCGCTTCCTTCCTGGCTGCAACGTTCGCCGTCTCAACGGGCACGATCGTCGCTACGGCCGCGCCCCAGACATCTAGCCAGGTATCTTCTGTGATCCAGGATGACGCAGGCGGTAGCGGCGATCAGGGCGGATCAGACAACAGCAGCACACCGGACCAGTCGAGCAGTACACAGGACCAATCCGGTAATCACCTGAGCAACACACGGGACCAATCGGGTAGTTACCAGAGCAACAGTCAGTCAGACAATCAGGTTCAGGCCAACAGCACTGGCAACCAATCCGGAGGCATTTTCGATCAGGCTGGCCCTTGCGCCCTACATAAACTCTCTGAACATCCAGATAAGGCCAGCCTCGCATGTCCTGCTGAGGGACAGAAGAAGCAGCCGCACAAGAGGTGGCAAGATAAGCGCAAAGAGCACCGGAAGAGCCACCACCGTGGGCTGGTGAATCACTTGAAGGACGTGTCGAGTTAAGTGGCGCACCGATTCTCAGCTAAGTTGGTGCCCTTCTAGGCTGGTGGATGCTCAACTAGTAGTGCGGCAACCTCCGGAACGTCGGCATAGCACTGCAGCCGGCTTAGGACGACACGCACCCGTTCCGACGTCCGCTCTGACGGTATGTCAGATGATAGAGTAATAACCCGTTCCGCCACGGCTGCCGCTTCCTCAGGCTCGTTTGCATCGACCAGCGCCACGGCCAGCCAAGAGAGGTACAGGGCCATTTCGCGGGTATGAGTTGCGTCGTACTCGCTGAGCACTTGCTGAAGCAAGGGAACAGCCCGCAGAGGCCGGTGCAGCTCGGTGTAAACCCTGGACTCCATGACTCGCAGTTCGCCAGCGTCGACCCAGTACATGTAGGCCGGTGACTCGATTCCCTCGCTGTCCTCGCTGAGCGCCTGCCCCGCTTCCCCCAGGGCGCGCATTGCGGCTTGCCCATTCTCGATTCAGCCCGCTTTGGTGTAGGCCCATGCCACGCGATCGAGATACAGGGCGCGTGCCTTTGGCGGGGCCTCGCTGCCAGCCTCATGCAGCGCCGCCTGCGCCAGCGTCAGCCCCTCGGTTTCCCGCCCTGTGTTGCTCATTTGGTAGGCCAGCGATCCGGTGATATTGCCCGCTAGCGTGTGGTCTTCCGCCTGCCTCGCTGCACTTATCCCCAACCTGTAGATGCGCTCTGCCTCGCTGCGCTGACCAGCGTCGCTAGCGATCCATCCGGCGATTTGCGCCAACTCACCTATCTGACGCAGCAGTTGACGGCCAACTTCGCTTGTGTGGGTTCCCTGGCGGTACAGCCTTACGGCGGAACGCAGTTCGCGGAGCGCGGGCCGGATTAGATCGCCCCCGGCTAGGACGTCGTCGGCGAGCCGTAGACCGTGCACGCGCTGCTGTAGGTCATCTACCTGGCCCATGCCGATACGGCGCCCTGTGGCTGCGCTGAGAGGTGCTAGCGGGTCTCCCTCGGGTAGGAAGTCCGCCAGGGTCGGCAAAGGCGGCTCAGCGGGCGCCTGTGGCTCTTTCAGAGCGTCCAGGGGCAAGCCCAGGGCAGCCGCGAGGAACGGCAGCCATTCGCGAGGCGTGCGTTTCCCTGTCTCCCACCGGCTGACTTCCTGCCGTCCTACCGGATCACCGATTACCCCTGCCGCCCGGCAGACCTCACGCGCTAGTCGTGCCTGGCTCCACCCGCGCTGTTCCCGCTCTCGCCGGATGTTGGCCCCGATGCTGCTCCCCATGCCCCAATTCTGGCCGACAGCCGGCCTACACGGGGCCGCTATTCGCTGAATCAACACCCGAGAGAGCCTGAGGGTCTTGGCCGAACGCGAGGGGATGACATGGCAGCGAGTGCAGCGCCCGAAGCGGACTACGTCACGTACGCGCCTGAGGGGTCGACGTGCGCTGAGTGCGACCAGCGGATTGAACGGCTTGAGCCAGTCCGGCGCTCCACCATCGAAAGGCAGTCCGGATCACCGGTCGCTGTTTACCGGCATTTCCGGTGCCCGCGATGACGTCCCCTGCAAAGCGCGCCAGCGCCCGCGTGAGCGCCTTACCCGACCCGAAACTAGTCAGCCTCATGGATGGGCCGTACGCGGACTCTCCCGAAGGCTGGTGGACCCAGTACGGCGGGGCCCTGGACGTGCGGTCCGGAGTGATCCGCATTCCGCGCGGGAGACAACTTCCGGCATGCCGGTTTCCCTGCGCCACGTGTGAGCGGAGCGCGGATAGTGCCTAGCTTGATTCTCGATCTTCGGACGCCTCGCCCCGGCAGGGTGGACCCAGATTCCTGCGATGTGTGCGCGGCGCTGCGGGACAGCGTGAGGGAGGCCATTTCAACCGGCGCCCGGCAGGCTGCTGTGACAGTGGTCCGGGCCATGCACACGCACATGGTCCATGGGCATCCCGACGACCCCCGGAACGTGCGCTCCGCCCCCCCTAGCCCCGGCTCGCTGAGGACGGCCCTGGAAAGGCTCAGCGGGTCGGTGCGGCCCCGCCTGTGCGTCTGCCCCCGTGGCACATGGGCGGGGTCAACACGTCGTCACCGCTGGTGGGGGCTCTGCTGGACATTTGCGCAGGTCAAGCCCATGTGCCTGCCTTGACAGCCTCATTGATCTTCACTACGCTCATGCCTCCATCCTGGCCCACCCGGCCGCCGTTCTCAGAAGAGCGTCGCCGCCCACCCGCCCCTGGGGGGCAGGGGTGTCGCCCGTTCTCGAACACGTGCATCATTGCGGGGTCGTGACGGCGGGGCGGGTGAGGTGGACGGTGCGGATGCGGAGCGGCAGAGCGGGTGCGGCGGTCGCCGTCGGCTGTGTGATCGCGCTCGGCGCGTGCGGTCCGGGCGACGACAGCGGGACCGCCCGGCCCGCGGGGACGAGGATCGCCGACGCCCCCGCCCGGCTGCCCGTCCCGCACGGCAGGGGCAGCAAGGTCCGGGACGACTTCAACGGCGACGGTCACCGCGACCTCGTCCTCGACGACCTGGTCAAGGCGCAGAGCCACGCCGACGACCCCGGCATCGGGATCGTCTACGGCGGCCCGCACGGACTCGCCCCTGGGGCACGGCAGTTGCTGAGCCCCGGCAAGTACGCCGCCCCCACCGAGGGCCGGCTGCCCGCCGCCTTCGACGCCGAGGAGACCTGCGACCTCGACGGCGACGGCTTCACCGACCTCATCGTGTCGACCGACCCGCCGTACGACGGCCAGGGGCAGCCGCCGGTGCCGCTGCAGATCCTGTTCGGCTCCCCGTCCGGGCTCACCGGGCGCGGGGTGAAGCTCGCCGTCCCGGCCCGCGCCCGCTTCGGCAACGACTGGCCCGACCAGCCGGTGTGCGGCGACTTCGACGGCGACGGCGGCATGGACCTGGTGCTGCACGCTTCCGCGGGACGGCTGTCGTACCTGCGCGGGCCCTTCAGCCGCGAGGGCGCCCCGCACGCGGCCGGCGCACCCCTGCCCGCCCCCGGCGAGGTGCCGGCCGGACCCGCCGTCGACGTGGACCGGGACGGGTACGACGACCTCGTCGTCCGCACCTCGGAGGGCCCCGGCACCGCCGCCGTGGTCCTCGGCGGCCCCACCGGGCCGGCCCGCACCGGCACCGTCCTGCCCTCGGGCGTCGACGTCGCCCTCGGCCGCTTCGGACACGGCAGAGCGCTGGACGCGGCGGTCGGCGGCATGGCGGAAACGTCCCTGCGCTACGACCTCCCGCTCCCCGCCGCCCGCGCCTCGCTCCCCTCCCCGGGCTCGGTGCTCGACGCCGCCGACTTCGACGGCGACGGCCGCGACGAGCTCCTCACCAGCGGCTCCCGGCTGCGCGTCCTGCGCGCCGGTGCGGCGGGCCTGTCGGCACGGGACGCGGTCACCGTCCGGCCGGCCGCGGCCGGGACGACGCGTGTGCTCGCGGCCGGCGACTTCGACGGCGACGGGAAGGCCGACCTGGCGGTGCGGACGTACCAGGGCGAGACGAAGGACACGGTCGCCGTGTACCGGGGGTCGGCGAAGGGACTGCTCGAGACCCGGCCCGCGGTGCGCTTCTCGACCTCGGAGTTCCTCGCGCGGTAGCGGCTCGCCGCCTCCCGCCGTGGCGATCCGGAACTTCCTCGAACTCGCGTACAACCCTGACGCCCCGGCGCGGGTCTCTTGATCGCCGAACGCTCCGTGAACCGTGGGACAACCCACGACGAACCGGGAGCGTCCGCACCCCATCGACTGTGGATGCCCGCCAGGCATCCCCGCATGCCGCAGGAGACAACCCGCATGCACAAGCCTCTGCGACTCGCCCTCGCGACGGCCACCGCCGCCGCTCTGACGGGCGGTCTGCTCACTTTCTCCGCCGTCACCGCCACCGCCGCCGACTCCTTCGATGTCGCCAAGGCCGACTTCAACGGCGACGGCGTCGGCGACGTCGCCACCTCGGCGCCGACCGCCTACGTCAGCGGACTCAAGAGCGCCGGCCAGGTCGTCGTCATGTACGGCACGTCCACCGGCCTCACCGGCGCCGCGCACACCACCCTCAGCCAGAACTCCGCGGGCGTCCCCGGCACCGCCGAGGCCGGCGACGTGTTCGGCGGCGACCTGGCGTACGCCGACTTCAACGGGGACGGCTACGACGACCTCGCGGTCGGCAGCCCCGGCGAGAAGGTCGGCACCGACACCAACGGCGGCACCCTGGCCATCCTCTGGGGCTCCAAGGAGGGCCTGACCGGCAAGGGCGTCACCGTGTCCGACCCGGCCACGTCCTCCCACGACTTCTGGGGCCAGACCCTGGCCGCCGGCGACTTCGACGGCGACGGGAAGGCCGACCTGGCCGTCGGCAGCTCCAGCAGCACCCTCTACCTGTACAAGGGCGGCTTCACCACCGCCGGCGGCTACGGCAGCCGGACCACCGTCAAGCCGCCGATCGACTCGGGCAACAACGACTACCCGTACGGCCCGCTGAACCTCACCGCCGGTGACGTCAACGGCGACGGCCGCACCGACCTCGTGGTCGACGGCTACGAGACGAAGACCCAGTACGGCTGGAACACCAACTACTGGCTGCCGGGCACCTCCAGCGGCCTGAGCGGCGCCTCCGCCAAGACGCTCAGGCCCGGCATCATCACCGCCATCGGCGACGTCAACGGCGACGGCTTCGGCGACATCGTCAGCGGCGCCGACTGGGACGCGAAGACCAGCGACGGCACCTCCATCCCGTACGCCTCCGACGGCGGCAAGGTGAACGTCACCTACGGCTCCGCGTCCGGCCCGGCCGCCACCACCGCCATCACCCAGAACACCGGCGGCGTGC of the Streptomyces sp. 1222.5 genome contains:
- a CDS encoding VCBS repeat-containing protein; the encoded protein is MRSGRAGAAVAVGCVIALGACGPGDDSGTARPAGTRIADAPARLPVPHGRGSKVRDDFNGDGHRDLVLDDLVKAQSHADDPGIGIVYGGPHGLAPGARQLLSPGKYAAPTEGRLPAAFDAEETCDLDGDGFTDLIVSTDPPYDGQGQPPVPLQILFGSPSGLTGRGVKLAVPARARFGNDWPDQPVCGDFDGDGGMDLVLHASAGRLSYLRGPFSREGAPHAAGAPLPAPGEVPAGPAVDVDRDGYDDLVVRTSEGPGTAAVVLGGPTGPARTGTVLPSGVDVALGRFGHGRALDAAVGGMAETSLRYDLPLPAARASLPSPGSVLDAADFDGDGRDELLTSGSRLRVLRAGAAGLSARDAVTVRPAAAGTTRVLAAGDFDGDGKADLAVRTYQGETKDTVAVYRGSAKGLLETRPAVRFSTSEFLAR
- a CDS encoding VCBS repeat-containing protein, giving the protein MHKPLRLALATATAAALTGGLLTFSAVTATAADSFDVAKADFNGDGVGDVATSAPTAYVSGLKSAGQVVVMYGTSTGLTGAAHTTLSQNSAGVPGTAEAGDVFGGDLAYADFNGDGYDDLAVGSPGEKVGTDTNGGTLAILWGSKEGLTGKGVTVSDPATSSHDFWGQTLAAGDFDGDGKADLAVGSSSSTLYLYKGGFTTAGGYGSRTTVKPPIDSGNNDYPYGPLNLTAGDVNGDGRTDLVVDGYETKTQYGWNTNYWLPGTSSGLSGASAKTLRPGIITAIGDVNGDGFGDIVSGADWDAKTSDGTSIPYASDGGKVNVTYGSASGPAATTAITQNTGGVPGTSEKGDAFGYELDLGDVNGDGYQDLVVSSPQENVGTVVDAGSVTVLYGSASGVNTASGMQSFGQSTAGVPGTDEKSDRFGSEVKLDDITGDGKADLVIGSYENSGDGSLTYLPSTGQKITTTGARSIGPSALGVSTTGTPQFGVVMAD